GCCGAATTATTAAGATGATAACCTTATTTCCTAGCCGGCAGACTGCTTTGATGATTCCGAGGATCCGCCATGAAACCGCTCAAACGTCATTCCGCCCTGATTGAATTATCGCGCGAACACCATCATTCGCTGGCTCTGTGCCTGCGGATTCTGCGTGCGCCGTCCGAAAGCCATCAGGCGGAAATCGAGCCGCATGCTGCCGAGCTGGCGGTGCATTTCCAAGAAGAGGAGCAGCAGTTTGCGCCGTATTGGGCTCATATCGATCCTGCCTTGCGCGAGCGGTTTGAAAACGATCATGCCAAACTGCGCGGCATGATGGCCGAGCCGCGCTATACCGATGAAGCGTGGAATACTGATTTTGCCACCACTTTGCGCGAACACGCCCGCTTTGAAGAGCGCGAGCTGTTCCCCGCCGTCGAGCCGTATCTGCCCGAAGCGTCTGCATAGCGGCAAGGCCGTCTGCTTTTTTGCAGGGTGCAGACGGCCTTATCGCCAAAACTGCCCGATTTGCCTGCCCGCATCGACTTGCCGAGATTCAGCATTATCGTTGAAGCACGCAACATCAGGCAAAACGGCAAAACCGCAGGCGGTACAGATTCATACGACAAGGTATGGCAACGCCGCATCATTCTGTATTACATGACTATTTTTAAGGATTTCACTCATGACTTCCCTCCTCAAGCACCCTGTTTGGGCAATGGCTTTCCGACCGTTTTACTCGCTTGCCGCACTATACGGCGCATTGTCGGTGCTGTTGTGGGGCTTCGGCTACCGCGGCACGCCCGAATTGCCCAATTTTTTCTGGCACGCCCATGAAATGATTTGGGGTTATGCGGGTTTGGTCGTTGTCGCATTCCTGCTGACCGCCGTCGCCACTTGGACGGGGCAGCCGCCCACACGCGGCAAAGCATTAATCGGCTTAACGGTATTTTGGCTGCTGGCGCGTATCTGCGTATTTATTCCCGGCTGGGGGGCGGCAGCCGGCGGCGTGTTCGGCACAATATTTTTCTGGTATGCCGCCGTGTGCATGGCCTTACCCGTTTTCCGCACCCAAAACAAGCGCAATTATGTTGCCGTATTCGCCATTTTCGTTTTGGGCGGAACGCATTTGATGTTCCACCGCCAACTTGCCCAGTTTGACGCACAATCCATGCTGGAAGGCTTGCAGGCCGGTTTGATGATGGTTGCCGGCTTTATCGGCTTGGTCGGTATGCGGATTATTTCGTTTTTTACCGCCAAACGCCTGAACGTGCCGCAAATCGCCAGCCCGCAATGGGTGGGACACGCTTCGCTGTGGCTGCCGATGATTGCCGCCATGCTGATGGCGCACCAAATCCTGCTGCCGCTGGCCGCGCTGGCCGCCTTTGCCGCCGGCATCATCAGCATGGTGCAGGTGTACCGATGGTGGTATCCGGCCGTATTGAAAGAGCCGATGTTGTGGATATTGTTTGCCGGCTACTTCTTTACCGGACTGGGTTTGAGTGCGACAGGGCTGGCATACTGGTTTCCCTCCTACCTCAGCTTGGGCATACACCTGATTGGTGTGGGCGGTATCGGCGTACTCACGCTCGGCATGATGGCGCGCACCGCATTGGGGCATACCGGCAATGCCATCTACCCTCCGCCCAAAT
The nucleotide sequence above comes from Neisseria animalis. Encoded proteins:
- a CDS encoding hemerythrin domain-containing protein, whose translation is MKPLKRHSALIELSREHHHSLALCLRILRAPSESHQAEIEPHAAELAVHFQEEEQQFAPYWAHIDPALRERFENDHAKLRGMMAEPRYTDEAWNTDFATTLREHARFEERELFPAVEPYLPEASA
- a CDS encoding NnrS family protein translates to MTSLLKHPVWAMAFRPFYSLAALYGALSVLLWGFGYRGTPELPNFFWHAHEMIWGYAGLVVVAFLLTAVATWTGQPPTRGKALIGLTVFWLLARICVFIPGWGAAAGGVFGTIFFWYAAVCMALPVFRTQNKRNYVAVFAIFVLGGTHLMFHRQLAQFDAQSMLEGLQAGLMMVAGFIGLVGMRIISFFTAKRLNVPQIASPQWVGHASLWLPMIAAMLMAHQILLPLAALAAFAAGIISMVQVYRWWYPAVLKEPMLWILFAGYFFTGLGLSATGLAYWFPSYLSLGIHLIGVGGIGVLTLGMMARTALGHTGNAIYPPPKSVPVAFWLMIAATLVRAFAAFASGTAYTHSIRTSAVLFAAALLVYAWRYIPWLLRPRADGKPG